In Priestia megaterium NBRC 15308 = ATCC 14581, the following proteins share a genomic window:
- a CDS encoding glycosyltransferase family 4 protein has translation MLYLTLFICFITSILITPLVKKLAFKIGATDKPNQRKVHQKIMPRLGGLAIFFSFLIGYLVLQPDSKYALPILIGSIIIIITGVLDDMIELSAKIKLGGQLVATLIVVVYGGVQIDFINLPFGGKLEFGMLSIPITVLWIVGITNAINLIDGLDGLAAGVSSIVLITISGMAIMMGNVFVTSMGFIVLGSTLGFLFYNFHPAKIFMGDTGALFLGYMISVLSLLGFKNVAVISFIVPVIILGVPISDTFFAIIRRIVKNQPLSAPDKSHLHHCLLRLGYSHRQTVLIIYGMSAIFGLAAVIFSKVQTMWGSFLVLAILLVAIEIIVEKIGLVDKTYRPILNMVRGLRLKN, from the coding sequence ATGCTATATTTGACCTTGTTTATTTGTTTTATTACATCTATTCTGATCACTCCGCTGGTTAAGAAGCTGGCGTTTAAAATAGGTGCAACGGATAAACCAAATCAACGAAAAGTTCATCAAAAAATTATGCCTCGCCTTGGAGGTTTGGCGATATTTTTTAGTTTTCTTATTGGATACCTCGTTTTACAGCCTGACAGTAAATATGCGCTGCCGATTTTAATCGGAAGCATCATTATCATCATTACCGGTGTCTTAGATGATATGATTGAGCTATCCGCTAAAATCAAATTAGGCGGTCAGCTAGTAGCGACATTAATTGTTGTTGTATACGGTGGAGTCCAAATTGATTTCATTAACTTGCCGTTTGGCGGAAAATTAGAATTCGGAATGTTAAGTATTCCAATTACGGTATTATGGATTGTAGGAATTACCAATGCTATTAATTTAATTGATGGATTGGATGGATTAGCTGCCGGCGTTTCCTCTATTGTATTGATTACCATCTCGGGTATGGCTATTATGATGGGCAATGTGTTTGTGACAAGCATGGGTTTCATCGTATTGGGAAGTACGCTCGGATTTTTGTTTTACAACTTTCACCCCGCTAAGATTTTTATGGGCGATACAGGAGCACTATTTTTAGGCTATATGATTTCTGTATTGTCTCTGTTAGGATTTAAAAATGTAGCGGTTATTTCCTTCATTGTTCCAGTTATTATTTTAGGGGTACCAATTTCAGATACGTTCTTTGCTATTATTCGCCGAATCGTAAAAAATCAACCGCTATCGGCTCCTGATAAATCTCATTTGCATCATTGCTTGTTGCGCTTAGGGTACAGCCATAGACAAACGGTTTTAATTATTTATGGAATGAGTGCGATATTTGGTTTAGCGGCAGTTATCTTCTCAAAGGTACAAACAATGTGGGGATCTTTTCTTGTACTAGCTATCCTCCTTGTAGCGATTGAAATTATCGTTGAAAAGATAGGACTAGTTGATAAGACATATAGGCCAATTCTCAACATGGTCCGTGGACTTCGTTTAAAAAATTAA
- a CDS encoding NfeD family protein: MFGLSVQTVYLYGLIICGSLTFLYILFSDLLDGLSEAIPFFNPTLFFSFLTFFSASGYLFAYTSLQNYLIISISALIALLLVILLNVFVLIPLSSAEESLAFTEDSLKGRLGTIITSVPADGYGEVFIEGVSGTISKPAASFKNTAIPLGSKVLVVDIQRGNALVVIYEEVITNHSL, translated from the coding sequence ATGTTCGGTCTATCTGTTCAAACAGTGTATTTGTATGGATTAATTATCTGCGGAAGTCTCACCTTCTTATACATTTTATTTAGCGATTTGTTAGATGGATTATCTGAAGCGATACCTTTTTTTAACCCCACTCTTTTTTTTTCTTTTTTAACATTCTTTAGTGCCAGTGGATATTTGTTCGCCTATACGTCATTGCAAAATTATTTGATTATTTCGATTTCCGCTCTTATTGCCCTTCTACTCGTTATTTTGCTCAATGTTTTTGTATTGATTCCTTTATCATCGGCTGAAGAGTCCCTTGCTTTTACTGAAGATTCGTTAAAAGGAAGACTTGGTACCATTATTACTTCCGTTCCTGCAGATGGTTATGGAGAAGTATTTATCGAAGGGGTTAGCGGCACTATTTCCAAACCCGCTGCCAGCTTTAAAAACACTGCTATACCTTTAGGCAGCAAAGTGCTTGTTGTAGATATACAAAGGGGCAACGCACTCGTTGTGATTTATGAAGAAGTTATCACCAATCACTCATTATAA